The DNA sequence GGAATGGATGAAGTGGATAGTtgcatctggagtgttgtgtgactaACGCATTCTtgtaaagcttaagggaaaattctataggacagtcGTAAGACTGGCATGTGgcgcaatggttaagttgcactattgcaacatattGGTCccacttggaaacaacctcttctgcgaagcaggggtaaggctgcatacattgcccctcccagaccatATAGAGAGAGATAAAGTAATGAATGATTGTATCAGAGCTGATTTGGAAGTTGCCTCGATCCAAAACAAGCTCCGCAAAAGTTGTCTTAGGTGGTATGGACATGTTCAATGGAGTCCCGTGGATGCACCAATAAAGAAGATAGATCAGATTCAGATGAAAGGAGCAAAAAgtgctaggggcaggcctaaaatgactaatgaggaaagacatgcaaagTTTAGGTCTTaactctagtatgacctcaaatagattTGTTTgaagggcaaagatccatgtagctgaccccttTTAGGTGCGATGTTTTTGAGGTGCTGCtactctctcccttttttttttctttttttctttttttctttttttaattatgttaCTATTTTACACTCCtacggatccatgtaaccgaccccatttagttgggataaggtaaGTTTTGTTACTGTTGTTGTTGTCATCATCTACTATCATCAGTTTCTGCTATGTTCTTGGTTCAGCTCTCCAGAATCATTGGAGGTTCTACATAAATTCACAGATGTTGTGGGCTCGGTCTTCTTACTGGTGCTAGAGATGCAGTCAGTTCTTCAGCATTTTGGGGCCCAGATCCCATAGTTTTTGACCAGATTGTGATGGAGGGTTTATTGAAGAGGTTGAAACAATTTGCTGATTAGCAGTTTTCAGCCTAGATTTGCTGCTACCAATTTTCTACCTCAAATTGGTGATGGAAATTATAGCTTTGCCACTAAGCTCTTATTTGAGTCTTCTCTTGGGTGGCCTATAAATGTTGTCAAAATTTACAGAATTGAATTGGACTTGTATATTTGCAATTTTATTGCTTTGGTGGACCCTAGATCACATCAATTTGGGGTTGCAATTTTTGACGATTGGTACTTGCATGGATTGATGTTTGTTGGTGCTATTGTTGGAGATTGATTTCTCAATTTTGTTTAAATCCTATCTAGGATCTTATTTGTGGATGCTCTTGATTATGGGAATTACGAGAGCCTCATCCTTCGTGATGCTGGTTATTGTTACCATGCAATGGTGGGATATCCTTTATTGAATCCTCTGCATTATCTGTCCATGTGTAATGCTACACAGAAAGGGGAGATTGAAGATTATTCTTTGCAGTCATCAGCtaaagattattattattattattagctTGTTCATTTCATctacttgtgtcctcaacaacAATTTTATCCTATGAAGATAGATATTTGTGGTATCCAGCAACAGCATTCTTATCTGGTTCCTTATTTGGTCTCCAATAACTTGATGCTGCTACTTGGCCCCTAGCAATCTGATGCTGAAACTTGGTCCCAACAATCCAATGCTGAGTTATTTGGTCTCCAGCAACCTGATATTGCTACTGATCCCCAACAATCTAATGCAACTACTTGGCCCCTAGCAATCTGATGCTGAAACTTGGACCCAACAATCTTATGCTGAGTTATTTGGTCTCCAAAGGCCCCTAGCAAGCTGATGCTGAAACTTGGTCCCAACAATCTTATGCTGAGTTATTTAGTCTCCATAAACCCAATGTTGCTACTTGGTCCCCAACAGCCTTATGCTGCTACTTGGTTATCAACAACCTTATGTTGTTACTTGGTTTGTAGTAACCTATACTGCACTTTTACCAGGTTCGCAGCAACCTATGCTGCAATTTTATTTGGGGCTCATAAGTGTGCTTGAGTTGATATTGCTACAAGAATGGAGTTCTCCCTGTGCTCAATGGCGTCTACAACTGCTATATATGTTCAAGACTGGTGTTGCTTTTTAATGTCTATTCTTGTTGTTCTACGTTGGAGCTttttgatgtatatatatacatataaaaaagcttgagggggagtgttaagttGTGTACATATACCATAGGGGTATGGTTGTCAAACCCCGTACGGTAATCTTACTATTAGGATTAGTTGGTGTTCACGACAGGCAGAGTGACCATATCGTGATATGCTTTTGTCTCTTTGAGTTTCCTTGTCAGTTGGATACTCCTACTAGGAGTCTATTTGTTtaattgttataaataaaggtggtAGTCCACAATAAATGGTAGTCTGAGTCTATCGCGGTCTTGCaattcttctctcctctctcatcaCATGTACTGGTTTCAGATCCTGTTTTCGTTACAGTATTATACAAGAATGTTGACTGAAAGAGTCATGCATAATTACAGATATAAACATAATGAAACTCCTATACATTCGTTTCaaaatttgttaaaattttGGAAAGATGATGTATTTATGCATGGAAGTTCTATATAATGTGGACAAATAGATACAGAAGCAAACTGTAAGGAATTTTTTATGGACAAttaagaaagggaaaatcacGAACCAACCTTGCAAAGGCATCCAAGGGACTTGCGAGTGCTCAGAAGCAGCATCATATTTCAACATGCAGTAGTCATCTTCGAACTGATTTACTGTAAACATGCTTATTTACTATGTTTCCATAAACCTTCAATAGTTAATCTGAAAAAAATGTAACCTCAGATGTATTTTCAGCACCCTCCACCAGCAAGGAAGGTCAAATCTGCAGGATGCCCACCAGCTGAAGGAAGGGCACCACGACCACCGTGAAAAGAAGGGGACGCAATCAAAAACTTAGGACAAGCCTCCAAGCCTTCTTTACCCCTTCTAATGTCAACATGGGTTCCTTTGCCTAGAGCCGTGATGAAATCAATCAAGCCAGCCCTAATTGGACTAGCAATTCTTCTCAATTCCCGAAGTTTCTTCAAAAAATTCACAAATGATAATAGAAAATGTGTCTAACCCTCTGTTCAATCTAATCAAGAACATAAAGTCTGAGGAAATCAAAGTTTTATCACAGACACTCAAAATCTCTCCATGTGAGGAATTTCTTCAGCACAATACACAGAAATCTGACAGGTTGGTTCTCAGGtgataaaattgaaatttcctcAAAAGAAGATCCTGGAACACAATAACATTAGAAATCAAATCACTGGTGCCAGACAAAAAATAACATTGACTTCATAAGAGAAaccaaaaggaaatgaaaactTTCGAGAATATTAAGATATTGAAATAGCTTCTACTAGACATGAAACTGGGAAATTTACATAAATTGGGAGCTGCAGTTGTTTCAAAATGACATGTGATTGCCAGAATTGATCAATCATTCAACATTTTCGTTAAAAGCTTTAATCTAAAAACCAATTTCCTCAAGGTAACCTAATTCTTCGACCTAATTCAAAGTGCAAACATCCTAGttcatataaataataataataataataataataataaaataaaaggattcAAAATTACCAAGAATCGATCCATGATTTCCAGGCTGACAGAACAAAACCAAATGTTCAACACATTGCTTCAGATTAGATTTAAGAAcagaaaaaatggaagaacaTTTAGCGTAAGAAGATCGATTCCATGATCAAgtcaaaattataaataaaataaggagaAACACATAAAATTAATAGAATTTGAcgaagaaaaatacaaaagggAAGTCAGAAGCATGTTACATGCAAGCCATTGGAACGAGGGAAAGAGAAAGGTACCAATAGAATCTGCGCAGAGCTCTGATTGATTCGTCTCTTCGTTTCCGTTTTTCGTCAAAAGCGTTACTGATATCCAAAGTGCAGACACGTTGTGCACACTAGGATTTATAAATAGGCGCGTCTAGAGACATCTCTGTAGATAAAGAGCGTGAAAATTGTATATCAGAGCGTTAGAGGCGCACAGCCTGACAAGGTGGACTGGGACTAGGGACTAGACTATACTCCAGAGAGCATCCAGAACCACCAGGATCGGTACTGCCGCAGTAGTCAAACCTCTTGCTTGGGTCATGGATTATTGTAACGATGATCCATGCCCGATTGGTCCAATTTGAAAGTTTTTCTAAGCTGGCCGTCTGGAAAGGAATCTCTTAGACAAAGAATTAGAATGTTCAACTTACATCTATCTCATCAGTAATAACTGGCTTGAGATTTAGCCAAAAAGAGTAAGTTTTCCTACATTCATAGAGGACTGTTCTTCCATTATATTGGGACTCACAAACTCTTGTAATGTTTTAGCATTTCACAAAAACGCCTTGTCGATACCCCACGCATATCTAAAGCATCGTGGTCATTGTAGCCTTAGGAAAACTCTGTTGtaatcaaggatttagttattggtatcaATCTCGGCTGATATTGATATGATGTCAATCCTAGATCCACTCGGATAAGTTGATTCGATCAATTTTACCCATTGCTTTTCATAAAGAATAggtattttttatgattttacccttgttTCAATATCGATATCCAATCTCATATCCATTCAGTGTTGGGACCAGTCTCAGCTCATATCAATATGATAatcgatccaataccaatacctaaaactaTGGCCCTAACTAAAATGTCCAATTAACATTATGAAACTACACAATATAGTAGGGGTGCCAATGCCACTTGTGTAATTTTAAGCCACATTCCCTACCCATTTTGGACTAAACTTTTCCTCAATAAAATGCGTGTAAGGTCCTCCATCACATGTAGCATGTATCAGATATTGATGCATGTCATTTAAGAGTGTGAATtgcaaatcaaaccatttatcGACATTCAGATATTGACTTCCGGTTTTTGTTAAGCGAAacaatttattaaatggtttgattttggttttaagaagtgaaactattttctaattttgaacTTATTAAAACCGATTAAGATTAgtaaattatttgaaaatgttttggaTAAAGTATCCAATGTTCAACAAAAGGATTCTTGGGATAGCTCATGTTTCAAAAGTGACATTTGCGGTACCATTGTAAACTGTTTTTATTCACAAATTAGACATATTTGCAATTTACTCCTCCACCTCCTCCCCACCTTCCGCTCCCATCATTTGCAGCCAGCTGCACGCCGAGGCCGGATTGCCTTCTGATGTTGGAGGTAGACCATTGATAACAACATGAAAGAGAAGACATGAACTCCTCTGTCTTTTCTCTGAATCAAGCCCTGAGAAGTGCAAACCTTGTCAGTTGTGGGACAACCGCAGCAGAGCCGGTTGGGATGGTGACTAGAAAATAGAGAAGTGGGACgattgaataaagaaaagacaaaaagacGAAGGAAGCGAAAGAGAGTActttggtggtggtgatggtgctggtagtggtggtggtggggtgcTGGCTGCAAATGGTGGTGGGGACAGAGGGTGGGAGGTGGAGCATGGGTGGATTGGTGAAATCAGAAAAATACCCCTAATGAGAAAAGGCTGGATATGCCGTCAGCACGTCCATTTTTGTTTAGGTACCACATGTGTAATTTAcccaaatatttttattttttaacacaCAAATTAAGCCAAGATGTCATGGTTGAAAAATAGAATCATTTCCAGCAAAGCTCAGAGCTCGTAATCAACGGGGAGAGTTTTCTTTCCCGGCAAGTGGAAGCGTCAATAGGAAAGGGATTTGTGCCTTTCATTGGGGATGGGATGATCATTTCAACTCATCCTTAGTCTAGTTGCAAGTTCCACACTCTCAAATAgagtcctttttttctttcttttcttttcttttttatttttattttttaattttttatttttatttgtatgaATCAAAGAGGAAATACAACGTTCCTTGGTCATGCAACTCTAGCACCAGCGCGGAGGCCAATGAAGGGATGCATATGGGCATCAACAAGACTGGGTTTTCGGGATTTCATAGGAATGTAGGCGTAGTTTCACTGACCTCTTTGTCTGGGCACAGGGGCCGCAAGACCgaggagcattcttttcccaTTAATTAAAACTAAATCAATTAACACCCATAATCTCATTATTGATAGTGAAGCttagggctcgtttgataactttttttgtattttatgtttcaagaaatggcaaaaatggaaattgtcgtttctgaaaacagaaatGAAAATTGCCGTTTgtgaaaacagaaacagaaaagaaggtgtttgataatctATTCCGTTTCAGTGAAGCAGATTTAGCTAATGGGGGTTTAAATGGCAATCTCCGACCCAACGGAACCACCTCCAACACTACAACTACTACAGCCAAATCATGGACTAGCCAGAGGAATTACAACCTCCACCACCTCTACCACCTCAAACCTAGACACAAGAGcccttctctctcccttccatgTCCGAAATTGTGGTTTTCAGAGGCGATgacgacgaagaagaagacgaagacaaACACAACGACACCCCAAGCCCTAGCTCCTCCGACGCCGAAGGCACCCATCACCTCTCCACCGCTGCTTCCGCCTCGTCTGCTGCTCTTGGTACAGTCCCCCCTGGCATACACTAGCGTGCACCGGTCTACATCAACCCTGAACCCCATATCTCCTCTCAATTCTATGCCTTTAACCGTGATTCCCATGCTCTGATGGTCCAATGCATTCTAGACCATCGCCTTGCTACGCCCGAAGAGATACGCCGCTCTACCCTTCAGCCTGTCCTCAGTAGGTGGCGCTCCGTTTGGAAGGGCCAGAACGAGGACACCGCTTACCTCATGGCTTGGAAGCGCATCCAAGATAAGCTCAATGCTCACATCGACGCTCACAGTAATGAGGTATTGTATTTCAAGAACAATTCTCAGCAATATGTGTCTCTCATAGGCTTctcccataaatccaacaaggGCGGTAGCGAAGGCGACGGAAGTGTcgcaggtggtggtggtggcgagGATGAGTTCATTTTGTGATGAGTTCTCCCGAACACGAGATCAGCTCAACTTGTTTCGTTGATGgtagtcgtttctagaaacgcagaaacaagttcaacttgtttcgtttGGGGCGTTTCTAGAactataaataggtagaaatttcaatttatatttctgaaaacaagtgaaatgaaacatttttgtcaaacgctttttgttccatttctgtCATTCTTGGACacaaaaacgacagaaacgcgtttcttgaaacgttatcaaacgggctctTAGTTTTCCCTTCGACATGACCTGTCAAACTATATGTAACACACTCTTATCAGGTCATAAGTGGAAAGTTATATGAGCTCCAGAACCATAGATTCATAAAAGGATTATTACCCTGTAAGTAGAATGAAGTACCTTCATCAGTACATGGTAtccaaaaaaacccttttttatgCCAACCAGAcaagtaaaaaacaaaaagaaaccatAATCTTTCTCCTGATTCTCCAATATATTGCTTCCCAAAATTAGCAGAAACCCACCCACAATACTGGAATTTGAGATCTTGGAATGATGCTAACCCCATTGACCCGCATTTTCCATTGAAGCTATTTCTTATGAAAGTGGTAAGGATTCGTTTTAGTCGTGGTGGCTTGCTTCTTGCTCACGAAGTCAGTAGTCAATTTCAAATGACTTGAGACATTGTGGTGGAAAAGCAGAGACCCCACCACGAAAGAAAACACTTTTCCAGTCTGTGTTCATACATAACTttgaatttctgtttttttgattTGACAGTTTGATTATTATAATGGTTTTaagtttttttgggtaaaagttttaagtttttctttacTTAAGGTGGAAAGAGAATTTCTTCATCAATGGTGATGCCGCTTCTGATTATTATATAAGGTCGAAACTACCCTTTCTCAGTTCAATCGGAAGATCATATTACATTGAAACTAAATCAtttatctttatatttttttttttcttttcatttgtgTTTCCTTAGCTGTACTCAATTATCTCTTTTTCTACTTGTAAGTGGAGGACTTGGAAATAAGAAGTCACCCATGGAGTTTTCATGGAGAAAATCTTCACCTTTTAAAATTGGGATGGGCCCATGTAGTGTTTGTTAACCTCTATATAAATTTGCTGAAAGAGAGTCATGGCCAACACATTCATGGGAAGAAGGGAGAAGGCACGAAGCATGGCTACTACcaatccctttctctctcttggagTTCTCTTTTCCACTCTTCTAATTCTGTCTCTCCTGTTCTGTTCTGAGAATGCTAGTGCCTATGAAGGAGGAGTTAGAGGAGAGACTATGGAAAGTGATCCTCATCAACAACATAGTCATGTGATCAAGATCAGTGATCTCCTTCCTGCACCAGTTTGCTCTACTTCTACCTCTACTTCCACTCATGAAGGTAACTCAAACACAACCTAAGCAACCATCATTCCCTTAGAATCTGAGAAAATTTTATGGTATTGAGTTCATTGTGGTTTTGTAATATTGGAAGTagttctccctctttttttgtttaaaaggTAGTATTGAAAGTTCCACCTTGGATTCTATGAATTTGCACCTGCTTTATGAATTGGATTCTGTATTGAAAGTTCCACCTTGGATTCTATGAAGTTGCACCTGCTTTATGAATTGGGTTCTGTACTATAGTTGACTTTTTATGTGATAAGCTAGAGAGAGGGTTTCCTACCCGAGCAGTCTTGGGAAAATCTCTTACCTTCCACCAATCACAGTGCAGGAAATGGTTTCGAATAGTAGGAAGCCTAATGGTTAGGGAGAAGAGACAGTTAGCAAAGGGCCCATATGGGTAGAATGTGAAAGGATGTGAGAAAGTATCCGCACACTGGACTTGGGGATGACAAAGTTTTCACTCTCATGAATGAAAGAGGCCTCTTGTAGTTTTTAACACTTACAACTAGGGTTGGGCAAAGAATTTGTTGCTTCAAAGGTGTCAAccttttcatttcttatttctcATGCATGTATGTAGCTTGTTTTTTTTAGCCTAGAAACAGTTCCCCATACGTGAAGAGATAATTCTTCATGTACAATTTCGTGATAACACgtatctcttttttcctttctgaaTGCCTTTCTAAACACTCTTAATAGAAGCATAGAAGGtcatttatgaaaacaaaaggaaatgtATCACCACGATACCATAAGGCCCATGGATTTGCTAATCTTCCGATGCAAAGTCTGCAAAAAGTACAGAATGCCCAACTTCGATGATGTTTTGGTAAATGGGCTGGGCCTCAGGAATTTTTGGGCCCAGTGGTTGGCAGTCCAAAATTTGATCCTCTACAGTCTATCTAATCAATTAAAGGTGCAAGGCAACCTATTGTTTCTCAAATGTTGCTAATATTGAGAACTTAgttctttcttccttcatttCAGGTAACAATAATGCCCAGACAATGCTGAAAGTAGTTCACAAGCATGGCCCATGTTCCAAACATAGCTCCAAACAGAAGGCAAAACTTCCTACTCCTACTCAGATCCTCCTCGAAGACCAATCGCGAGTCGAGATGATCCAATCTCGATTCGCCAATCAGGTACATGGCTCGAAGGCTACAACCCCGACACATTCGGGACGCTCATTGGGCACCGGCAACTACATTGTGACAGTGGGGATTGGGTCTCCGAAAAGAGATTTCTCACTCATATTTGATACCGGCAGTGACCTAACTTGGATTCAATGTGAAccatgtgtagctcattgcTATAAACAACAAGAACCAATATTCAACCCTAGTAAGTCATCTTCTTATTCAAACATCACTTGTAACGCCAAGGAGTGTTCTTCACTCAAATCTGCCACTGGCAATTCCCCTGGTTGCACCTCTTCTACTTGCGTATATGGCATTCAATATGGTGATCAATCATACTCTGTTGGGTACTTTGGACGTGAAACCTTAACACTCACATCCTCTGATGTGTTCAATAAATTCATGTTTGGATGTGGCCAAAGGAATGATGGGCTGTTTGGTTACACGGCCGGGCTTCTTGGGCTGGGCCGGAACAAGATATCCTTGATATCCCAAACATACCAAAAATATGGTGGGCTTTTC is a window from the Macadamia integrifolia cultivar HAES 741 chromosome 5, SCU_Mint_v3, whole genome shotgun sequence genome containing:
- the LOC122078914 gene encoding aspartyl protease family protein At5g10770-like — its product is MANTFMGRREKARSMATTNPFLSLGVLFSTLLILSLLFCSENASAYEGGVRGETMESDPHQQHSHVIKISDLLPAPVCSTSTSTSTHEGNNNAQTMLKVVHKHGPCSKHSSKQKAKLPTPTQILLEDQSRVEMIQSRFANQVHGSKATTPTHSGRSLGTGNYIVTVGIGSPKRDFSLIFDTGSDLTWIQCEPCVAHCYKQQEPIFNPSKSSSYSNITCNAKECSSLKSATGNSPGCTSSTCVYGIQYGDQSYSVGYFGRETLTLTSSDVFNKFMFGCGQRNDGLFGYTAGLLGLGRNKISLISQTYQKYGGLFSYCLPSTSSSTGYLAFGYQGKISSNVKFTPLLVNTADPSFYFLDLIAISVGGKKLPISASVFATSGTIIDSGTVITRLPPTAYSTLRSSFRKLMSSYPMVSPISILDTCYNFTGYKTVKIPKIALYFRGGIPMDIDSSGVFFVRNIAQVCLAFAGNSDAGDIAILGNKQQQRLDVIYDVAKKRIGFGLGGCS